Proteins encoded together in one Asterias rubens chromosome 4, eAstRub1.3, whole genome shotgun sequence window:
- the LOC117289510 gene encoding centromere protein N-like: MINSSTESSLRKVLGSFRREEYVTLLKQWGSFPADRLSDVKKATSMKRTAKKALVQHVIQLCSVKNLSKHAVGELELIYQQNHPNSRKWSVFQLTQQAETKEKHHVATMEEFKERLNKQLSLYFRNDLCIRRHRDAWWIRLGIQEGTQFHRQTASNVVYMVHPPQSQFIILSTIKVSHKDCVMQALLNSLRCSEIREIQLTGRNLDSLATLALNSNSQGWFSQFRLNQVDTNPLAKRPSRKRKAPSSDILDSEIVFENEKEKELKDKQVLHSFGSNEQPKLQKIEYKLETKFRGCEFAPAMSLNKEPFRCRVKFEGSNVLEGIRQLAKSGLVSLPLPHHLGNVHSLAKNHFVLADKKRTRPPEKN, encoded by the exons atGATCAACTCGAGCACCGAGAGCAGCTTACGGAAGGTTCTTGGGAGTTTCAGAAGAGAGGAATATGTAACATTGTTGAAGCAGTGGGGGTCGTTTCCAGCAGACCGTTTGAGTGATGTTAAAAAGGCTACCTCGATGAAACGAACGGCGAAAAAAGCATTGGTTCAACACGTCATACAACTCTGCAGT GTGAAAAATCTTTCTAAACATGCAGTCGGAGAGCTTGAGCTAATTT ATCAACAGAATCATCCCAACAGTAGGAAATGGAGCGTTTTTCAACTAACCCAACAAGCAG AAACGAAAGAGAAACATCACGTCGCCACGATGGAGGAATTCAAGGAAAGACTCAACAAGCAACTCTCTTTGTACTTCAGAAAT GATCTGTGTATCAGGAGGCATAGAGATGCTTGGTGGATCCGCCTTGGCATACAGGAAGGAACGCAATTCCACAGGCAGACGGCTAGCAACGTGGTATACATGGTCCATCCGCCGCAATCACAGTTCATCATACTGTCCACCATCAAAGTTTCACACAAAGACTGTGTCATGCAG GCTTTGCTGAACAGCCTTCGCTGCAGTGAGATCCGTGAGATCCAGCTGACTGGTCGCAACCTTGACTCCCTAGCTACCTTGGCTTTAAACAGCAACAGCCAGGGATGGTTCTCACAGTTCAGATTGAATCAGGTGGACACCAACCCCCTGGCCAAAAGACCCTCCAGGAAAAGGAAAG CTCCCTCCTCGGACATACTAGACTCGGAAATCGTCTTTGAGAACGAGAAAGAAAAGGAGCTGAAAGATAAACAGGTCCTCCATTCCTTTGGATCCAACGAACAACCAAAGTTACAAAAGATAGAGTACAAG CTTGAGACCAAATTCCGTGGGTGTGAATTCGCCCCGGCCATGTCCCTAAACAAAGAGCCATTCCGCTGCCGAGTTAAGTTCGAAGGCTCCAACGTCCTGGAGGGGATCAGGCAATTAGCAAAGAGCGGACTGGTGTCACTACCTCTTCCTCATCACCTTGGAAACGTACACTCTCTTGCCAAAAACCACTTTGTATTGGCGGACAAGAAACGTACCAGGCCGCCAGAAAAGAACTGA